In Tachysurus vachellii isolate PV-2020 chromosome 3, HZAU_Pvac_v1, whole genome shotgun sequence, one genomic interval encodes:
- the tspan13b gene encoding tetraspanin-13b, with protein MSCAGFTCSKNSLCALNILYVMVSMLMIGIAAWGKWFGLVSSFQVVGGIIGIGVFLFLVALAGLIGAIKHHQVLLFFYMIILFLVFVVQFSVSSACLAINKQQQNELLEVGWNNSQTTQRDVEKSLNCCGFSHVEVNSTCPAACFIHSTCDTCAAKILEHVGEVLRIVGGIGLFFSFTEILGVWLTYRYRNQKDPRANPSAFL; from the exons ATGAGCTGCGCCGGATTCACCTGCTCCAAGAATTCCCTCTGCGCCCTCAACATCCTCTATGTG ATGGTGAGCATGTTGATGATCGGCATCGCTGCCTGGGGAAAGTGGTTTGGCCTGGTCTCCAGTTTCCAGGTGGTAGGGGGAATCATTGGCATTGGGGTCTTTCTCTTCCTTGTTGCTTTGGCTGGACTCATTGGTGCCATAAAGCATCACCAAGTTCTTCTATTTTTT TACATGATTATCCTGTTCCTGGTGTTTGTGGTCCAGTTCTCTGTGTCCAGTGCGTGTCTGGCCATTAACAAACAGCAGCAG aatgaGCTGTTGGAGGTGGGCTGGAACAACTCACAGACCACACAAAGGGATGTTGAGAAGAGCCTGAACTGCTGCGGATTCTCTCACGTGGAAGTCAACAGCACCTGTCCAGct GCCTGTTTCATTCATTCCACATGTGACACGTGTGCAGCAAAGATCCTGGAGCACGTTGGGGAGGTGCTGCGCATCGTCGGAGGGATCGGACTTTTCTTCAGCTTCACTGAG ATCCTGGGGGTGTGGCTAACTTACAGATACAGGAACCAGAAAGATCCACGAGCCAATCCTAGCGCCTTCCTGTAA
- the agr2 gene encoding anterior gradient protein 2 homolog, with protein MIKGLLSVLLVLVVVTSTMGKPDKTSEKPAVKKEKRIPQTLSRGWGDQLIWAQTYEEALFLARSQNKPLMVIFHLNECPHSQGLKKAFAEDKEIQKLADEDFILLNLVYETTDKHLSPDGQYVPRIIFVDPSMTVRADITGRYANRMYAYEPSDMTLLQNNMLRAKKLLKTEL; from the exons ATGATTAAAGGACTTCTGTCAGTGCTCTTGGTCCTGGTGGTCGTGACTTCCACCATGGGGAAGCCAGACAAAACCTCTGAAAAGCCTGCAGTCAAGAAGGAGAAACGAATTCCTCAGACTCTCTCCAGAG GATGGGGAGATCAACTGATCTGGGCTCAGACCTACGAGGAGGCGCTCTTCTTGGCACGTTCACA AAACAAGCCCTTGATGGTTATCTTCCACTTGAACGAATGTCCACACAGTCAGG GCCTGAAGAAGGCTTTCGCTGAGGACAAAGAGATCCAGAAACTAGCCGACGAGGACTTCATCCTTTTGAACCTGGTG TATGAAACCACAGATAAGCACCTGTCTCCTGATGGCCAGTATGTTCCCAGAATCATCTTTgtcg ATCCCTCAATGACTGTTCGTGCTGACATCACTGGCCGTTATGCCAACCGTATGTACGCTTATGAGCCCAGTGACATGACACTCC TGCAGAACAACATGCTCAGAGCCAAAAAGCTCCTGAAGACAGAGTTGTAA